In Cydia strobilella chromosome 6, ilCydStro3.1, whole genome shotgun sequence, one DNA window encodes the following:
- the LOC134742290 gene encoding 3-oxoacyl-[acyl-carrier-protein] reductase FabG-like, which translates to MSFTGKVAIVTGAASGIGAATIKALAREGAKVVLVDKDEENLKKVATQCEQHGKKPLVIRADMNKDEEVKTIVKATIDRFGQLDILINNAGIGGEVPILDQNFMESYDLIMDTNLRSMVHLTHLAAPYLIKTKGNVVNTSSMTSLRVFEGLVTYSISKAGVDHFTRCVALDLAAHGVRVNAVNPGFTKTNIMQNCGLPNDDKAWEYWKDRTALKKLVEPEEIADLILFLASDKARSITGSTYVCDNGSLLI; encoded by the coding sequence ATGAGTTTCACTGGTAAAGTGGCAATTGTGACTGGTGCTGCCTCCGGGATAGGAGCTGCCACAATCAAAGCACTGGCCAGAGAAGGCGCCAAAGTGGTACTGGTGGATAAAGACGaagaaaacctaaaaaaagtcGCAACGCAATGCGAGCAGCACGGCAAAAAACCTCTAGTCATCAGAGCAGATATGAATAAAGATGAAGAAGTTAAAACCATAGTGAAAGCAACCATCGATCGATTTGGTCAATTAGACATACTGATCAATAATGCTGGGATTGGTGGTGAGGTACCCATATTAGACCAAAACTTTATGGAAAGCTACGACCTCATTATGGACACGAATCTCCGCTCAATGGTCCATTTGACGCACCTTGCTGCGCCTTACCTGATCAAGACTAAAGGCAACGTCGTCAATACTTCAAGCATGACTTCTCTTCGCGTTTTTGAAGGACTAGTTACGTATTCAATTTCGAAAGCAGGTGTAGATCACTTCACGCGCTGCGTAGCTTTAGACCTCGCTGCTCATGGCGTTAGAGTAAATGCTGTGAACCCTGGATTCACCAAGACGAATATAATGCAAAACTGTGGTTTACCAAACGATGATAAAGCTTGGGAGTACTGGAAAGATCGCACCGCGTTGAAAAAGCTAGTGGAGCCTGAAGAGATCGCAGATTTAATTCTGTTCTTAGCCAGTGATAAGGCTAGGAGCATTACTGGGTCGACGTATGTTTGTGACAACGGTAGTCTTTTGATATAA